Proteins from a genomic interval of Clostridium scatologenes:
- a CDS encoding phage head-tail connector protein: MAGTGTGEVIQSDLLLADVKTLLKIKPTDTSKDDIINLYLRRGNTLIVRYLNNSTITDATAYPEALIEYALVCMRRNGNEGIKQATQGNKSVTWEGGLPDSVKELLPLPYIKLM; this comes from the coding sequence ATGGCAGGAACAGGAACAGGAGAAGTAATTCAAAGTGATTTACTTTTAGCTGATGTAAAAACTTTATTAAAAATAAAACCTACTGATACAAGTAAGGATGATATTATTAATCTTTATTTGCGTAGAGGAAATACATTAATTGTAAGATATTTAAACAATAGTACAATTACAGATGCTACAGCATATCCAGAAGCATTAATTGAATATGCGTTAGTTTGTATGCGTAGAAACGGAAATGAGGGTATAAAACAGGCTACACAGGGTAATAAAAGTGTTACATGGGAAGGTGGATTACCAGACAGTGTAAAAGAATTATTGCCATTGCCTTATATTAAATTGATGTAG
- a CDS encoding Ig-like domain-containing protein: MYGNVKGNLVDNIDNNIDFLLYEIGINIKVNHVNKRAIIIDDTKKPNDYDTKIIVTNFLLNQGDLIHYDNIDWLIVGEVDTSKNTYRAKMNKCNFTIKFPYGTTYPFNYEVPVLVTRGTFNVVTNTYVNYPDGEVYVTCKTDDYINPIGVDDIIGLNTTFIKWGYSFKVSGFDKTKKGLITFHATGTGGFANKQEAITESMFSTEPNYTISVDNDINTLDIGNTYKPQMNITYNGTIVTDKVPIYYTAVTDDTISVAADGTVTGLKIGNAILEVFSQGVYKTIEFTVKDVDYSMTIANETESIGINFDYTLNIDCYKDSVKDTVPIVTYVSSDPTIATVDNTGKIRGIKRGSVKITAKYHNHSKSTYINIIPINSIIITNKLNQLKVGQTYTPTFNCTSNNVVDTNPTVTYTSSDPSILSIENGVITALKAGTATVVIAYKDKIDSVTILCSNITYAISIANKPSTSINNGSTYQLNLNCTEDGAIESNPIVTYTSNNTSVATINSTGLISCVGIGSANITVNYHGVSDNVDINVVSAHNYVLSVSPTSISVENSNTATITASVEDKGTVISDALFVYSSDNISVATIDSTGKVTGVSAGSANITVSFIGLDNNTYSKTIPVTVTAPLTKTITVADATGLLVTSIKVNKTQNYIITETDSNGTVINDTFTVTVVPSNNTCDSSYYTLTIIDNNNFSINNLKGAGSQYIIVTVTSATNPSVSKEFKVRLAGRW, translated from the coding sequence GTGTATGGTAATGTAAAAGGAAATTTAGTTGATAATATAGATAATAATATTGACTTTCTCCTTTATGAAATAGGTATTAATATAAAAGTCAATCATGTTAATAAAAGAGCAATTATAATAGATGATACAAAAAAACCTAACGATTATGATACTAAGATTATTGTCACTAATTTTCTTTTAAATCAAGGTGATTTAATCCATTATGACAATATAGATTGGTTAATAGTTGGAGAAGTGGATACAAGCAAAAACACTTATCGAGCAAAAATGAATAAATGTAATTTTACTATAAAGTTTCCTTATGGTACAACTTATCCATTTAATTATGAAGTCCCAGTATTAGTAACTAGAGGAACTTTCAATGTAGTAACTAATACTTATGTTAATTATCCAGATGGTGAAGTATATGTTACTTGTAAAACTGATGATTATATAAATCCTATCGGTGTTGATGATATAATCGGTTTAAATACCACATTTATAAAATGGGGATATTCTTTTAAAGTTAGTGGTTTTGATAAAACTAAAAAAGGATTAATTACTTTTCATGCTACAGGAACAGGTGGTTTTGCAAATAAGCAAGAAGCAATTACTGAAAGTATGTTTTCTACAGAACCTAATTATACCATAAGCGTAGATAATGATATAAATACCTTAGATATAGGGAACACTTATAAACCACAGATGAATATAACTTATAATGGAACAATTGTTACTGATAAAGTTCCAATTTATTATACAGCAGTAACGGATGATACTATTAGTGTTGCTGCTGATGGAACAGTTACAGGATTAAAAATAGGAAATGCAATATTAGAAGTTTTTAGTCAAGGAGTATATAAAACTATTGAATTTACTGTAAAAGATGTTGATTATTCAATGACAATTGCAAATGAAACTGAAAGTATTGGTATAAATTTTGATTATACCTTGAATATAGATTGTTACAAGGATAGTGTTAAAGATACTGTACCAATAGTTACTTATGTATCAAGTGACCCTACAATTGCTACAGTAGATAATACAGGTAAAATAAGAGGTATTAAACGTGGTAGTGTTAAAATTACTGCTAAATATCATAATCATTCTAAAAGTACATACATTAATATAATTCCTATTAATTCTATAATTATTACTAATAAATTAAATCAATTAAAGGTCGGTCAAACTTATACACCTACATTTAATTGCACTTCTAATAATGTTGTTGACACTAATCCAACAGTTACTTATACAAGTAGTGATCCTAGCATTTTAAGTATAGAAAATGGAGTAATTACAGCATTAAAAGCAGGAACAGCAACCGTTGTAATAGCTTACAAAGATAAAATTGATAGTGTAACTATTTTATGCAGTAATATAACTTATGCTATATCTATTGCAAATAAACCTTCAACTTCAATAAATAATGGTAGTACATATCAATTGAATTTAAATTGTACAGAAGATGGAGCAATAGAGAGTAATCCTATAGTAACTTACACTTCAAATAATACAAGTGTTGCTACTATAAATTCTACAGGTTTAATTAGTTGTGTTGGTATTGGTTCAGCCAATATTACAGTAAATTATCATGGTGTTTCTGATAATGTAGATATTAATGTTGTTTCAGCACATAATTATGTATTATCAGTAAGTCCTACATCTATTAGTGTAGAAAATAGCAATACAGCCACTATTACAGCAAGTGTAGAAGATAAGGGAACTGTAATAAGTGATGCTTTATTTGTTTATAGTTCAGATAATATAAGTGTTGCTACTATAGACAGCACAGGAAAAGTTACAGGTGTGAGTGCTGGAAGTGCAAATATTACAGTTAGTTTTATTGGACTAGATAATAATACATATTCTAAGACTATACCAGTTACAGTTACAGCACCATTGACTAAGACTATTACAGTAGCAGATGCAACAGGTTTATTAGTTACTAGCATTAAAGTAAATAAAACTCAAAATTATATCATTACCGAAACAGATAGTAATGGTACTGTAATAAATGATACATTTACAGTTACAGTAGTACCAAGTAATAATACTTGTGATAGTAGTTATTACACGTTAACTATTATTGATAATAATAATTTTAGTATCAATAATTTAAAAGGTGCTGGAAGTCAATATATAATAGTAACGGTAACAAGTGCAACTAATCCTAGTGTAAGTAAAGAATTTAAGGTTAGATTAGCAGGTAGATGGTAA
- a CDS encoding hemolysin XhlA family protein, whose product MNNETMEIKINEHDKKIDEHEDKINSLEKSDTKQDSKIDNLCEKIDGLIIMNNKWLYFAITSMIALLAKILFF is encoded by the coding sequence ATGAATAATGAAACAATGGAGATTAAAATAAATGAACATGATAAAAAAATAGATGAACATGAAGATAAAATAAATTCACTTGAAAAATCAGACACAAAGCAAGATAGTAAAATAGATAATTTATGCGAAAAAATAGATGGATTAATAATCATGAACAATAAATGGCTTTATTTTGCGATTACTTCAATGATAGCTTTATTAGCAAAAATATTATTCTTTTAG
- a CDS encoding GH25 family lysozyme, protein MLKGIDINSENNILDWQQVLNDGIQVLINKATEGNYYQDRYFEYRYKNVRPLEIKFGCYHFASKHGAATEAQYFADFIKNYELDTILWLDIEQPPESYGWTWTGNNPSEYVNEFIPYIEKLTNIECGIYTGECFYKDFLQGKISSNIKLWIAKYSSNEPIGYPTNSWQYSETGTVAGAEQANSIDMDLFNENILLSSGGTKKVKNVICVNNSIDERAGKYLGDYLKCAVINNSEMAYDFSVAENVIGVGGGEFTTYIKKIIKGQDRYDTAQSVLNFIANGGK, encoded by the coding sequence TTGTTAAAAGGCATAGATATAAATTCTGAAAATAATATTTTAGATTGGCAACAGGTATTGAATGATGGGATACAAGTCCTTATAAATAAAGCAACCGAGGGTAATTATTATCAAGACCGATATTTTGAATATAGATATAAGAACGTAAGACCTTTAGAAATTAAATTTGGGTGTTATCATTTTGCAAGTAAACATGGAGCAGCTACAGAAGCACAATATTTTGCAGATTTTATTAAAAATTATGAACTAGATACAATCCTTTGGCTCGATATAGAGCAACCCCCCGAAAGCTATGGATGGACTTGGACAGGCAATAATCCTAGTGAATATGTAAATGAATTTATTCCTTATATAGAGAAACTTACTAATATTGAGTGTGGAATTTATACAGGTGAGTGCTTTTATAAGGATTTTTTGCAAGGGAAAATATCTTCTAATATAAAACTATGGATTGCAAAATACAGTTCAAATGAGCCTATAGGGTATCCCACTAACTCATGGCAATATAGTGAAACAGGTACAGTTGCAGGAGCAGAACAAGCCAATAGCATAGACATGGATTTATTCAATGAAAACATATTACTAAGTAGTGGAGGTACTAAGAAAGTGAAAAATGTAATTTGTGTAAATAATTCAATAGACGAAAGGGCAGGAAAATATCTAGGAGATTATTTAAAATGTGCAGTAATTAATAATTCTGAAATGGCTTATGACTTTAGTGTAGCAGAAAATGTTATTGGTGTAGGCGGTGGAGAATTTACTACTTATATAAAAAAAATAATTAAGGGACAAGATCGTTATGATACAGCACAATCAGTATTAAATTTTATTGCTAATGGTGGAAAATAA
- a CDS encoding cell wall-binding repeat-containing protein: MKKIITLFTTIAIFMLSESLVYAKASYTVNRIDGATRYETSINIANNYNSDKLERVIIASGDDFPDALVGCMLSKNIDAPILLISKNNSSNESIIKFIKSKLKIDGNIYILGGEASVSADFESYLNSIGYDNIKRLGGIDRFDTNRIIVNFLNIKKSTPVVIVNGLGFSDALSVSSIAASKGYPVIMSDSSKIPDQSKKILKDIEPSKVFIIGGEGSISNNVFKQLKEVVTSLNNNNIIRINGMNRYETSLGVCRYFNLSSDTAVIASGENFPDALAGSALAVKKNAPIILTDGVNISSQKQYLDQCNCNKLILLGGTGSISNDVEYTLENKPVISDDSIKSLLFTGDEAFKKMLKINVDGSLCINISGVSYAKVTEDFSKYSSIYEYLNKNYGLNNYYTDDFIKNMVSFVFTNVNGKWYMRYGNPEPRLIIQNSEIAYKKYDGNKVYVSLKGYYFGSQDVSYSNAVLNFEDDKWLIDKFDNWRIK, translated from the coding sequence GTGAAAAAAATTATAACTCTATTTACTACGATAGCCATATTTATGCTATCAGAGAGTTTAGTGTATGCTAAAGCTAGCTATACTGTAAATAGAATAGATGGAGCAACTAGATATGAAACTTCAATTAATATAGCAAATAACTATAATAGTGATAAGCTAGAAAGAGTTATTATTGCAAGTGGAGATGATTTTCCAGATGCATTAGTTGGTTGTATGCTTTCCAAAAATATAGATGCACCTATTTTACTAATAAGTAAAAATAATAGTTCTAATGAAAGTATTATTAAATTTATAAAAAGTAAGTTAAAAATCGATGGTAATATTTATATATTAGGCGGAGAAGCATCAGTAAGTGCAGACTTCGAAAGTTATCTTAATTCAATAGGATATGATAATATTAAAAGATTAGGTGGAATTGATAGGTTTGATACAAATCGTATAATTGTGAACTTCTTAAATATAAAAAAGAGTACGCCAGTAGTTATTGTTAATGGACTTGGGTTTTCAGATGCTTTAAGTGTATCTAGCATTGCTGCATCAAAAGGTTACCCAGTTATAATGAGTGACTCATCAAAAATACCTGATCAATCAAAAAAAATATTGAAAGATATAGAGCCATCTAAAGTATTTATTATTGGAGGGGAAGGGTCTATAAGTAACAATGTGTTTAAACAATTAAAAGAAGTTGTTACATCATTAAATAATAATAATATAATAAGAATAAATGGAATGAATAGGTATGAAACGTCATTAGGTGTATGCAGATATTTTAACTTATCTTCAGATACTGCAGTTATTGCCAGTGGAGAAAATTTTCCTGATGCTTTGGCTGGTAGTGCTTTAGCAGTAAAGAAAAATGCTCCTATAATATTGACAGATGGGGTCAATATATCATCTCAAAAACAATACTTAGATCAATGTAATTGTAATAAATTGATTTTACTTGGTGGTACAGGAAGTATAAGTAACGATGTTGAATATACTTTAGAAAATAAGCCTGTTATTTCTGATGATTCTATCAAGAGCTTGTTGTTTACAGGAGATGAAGCTTTTAAAAAAATGTTAAAAATTAATGTGGATGGCAGTTTGTGTATTAATATATCAGGCGTAAGCTATGCTAAGGTAACAGAGGATTTTAGTAAGTATAGCTCTATATATGAATACTTAAATAAAAATTATGGATTAAACAATTATTATACAGATGATTTTATAAAGAATATGGTGAGTTTTGTATTTACTAATGTAAATGGTAAATGGTATATGAGATATGGAAATCCAGAACCTAGACTTATTATACAAAATTCTGAAATTGCATATAAAAAGTATGATGGTAATAAAGTATATGTTTCTTTAAAAGGATATTACTTTGGATCACAGGATGTATCCTACTCAAATGCTGTTTTAAACTTTGAAGATGATAAATGGCTAATAGATAAATTTGATAACTGGAGAATAAAATAA